The Pontibacillus halophilus JSM 076056 = DSM 19796 genome has a segment encoding these proteins:
- a CDS encoding YpzI family protein, which yields MGKDRQQSKLKKERRVESDRDTATAYREGHSYLDTPEKAKKDQRP from the coding sequence GTGGGTAAAGACCGACAACAGTCTAAATTAAAGAAAGAGCGCCGTGTCGAGAGTGACCGAGATACGGCTACTGCTTACAGAGAAGGACATAGCTATTTAGACACACCAGAAAAAGCTAAGAAAGATCAACGTCCATAA
- the fni gene encoding type 2 isopentenyl-diphosphate Delta-isomerase: MSRSRRKLEHIRHAITRDEMAVNSFDEVELIHQSLSDIHWDEVSLRTNLGELELSSPLFVNAMTGGGGEKTASINRELAKAAKETGIAMAVGSQMSALKDPRERMSYEVVRQENPDGVVFANIGTEATPDQAKDAVDMLEANALQIHLNVLQELIMPEGDRDFTNRLRNIEEIVKQSEVPVLIKEVGFGISMESARQLKNIGISYIDVGGKGGTNFSKVENKRRKQPFESYNNWGIPTAISIKEVKNVFPESHLMASGGMRNGLDGVKAMVLGARAFGMAGHLLRILMKDSLDEVVEEIQHIHDEVKVAMTVLGAKEPYMLEGKPHIFTGRSKEWLEQRSTSL, translated from the coding sequence TTGAGTCGATCTAGAAGAAAGCTTGAACACATTCGTCACGCAATTACACGAGACGAGATGGCAGTCAATAGTTTCGATGAAGTGGAACTCATACACCAAAGCTTGTCAGATATACATTGGGACGAAGTATCGCTTCGTACCAACCTGGGCGAACTTGAACTAAGTTCGCCCCTTTTTGTCAATGCGATGACAGGCGGCGGTGGTGAGAAGACTGCTTCCATCAATCGTGAATTAGCTAAAGCAGCAAAAGAAACAGGAATTGCCATGGCGGTCGGTTCTCAAATGTCCGCATTAAAGGATCCGCGCGAGCGTATGAGCTATGAGGTTGTTCGACAGGAGAATCCGGATGGCGTCGTATTCGCCAACATTGGAACGGAGGCAACTCCTGACCAAGCGAAGGATGCCGTTGATATGCTCGAGGCGAACGCCTTGCAAATTCATCTAAATGTCCTTCAAGAGCTAATCATGCCAGAAGGTGACCGTGACTTCACGAATCGCTTGCGGAACATAGAAGAGATTGTAAAGCAGTCTGAAGTACCTGTGCTAATTAAGGAAGTTGGCTTTGGCATTTCTATGGAATCTGCAAGACAGTTGAAGAACATCGGAATCTCTTATATTGATGTAGGGGGCAAAGGCGGTACTAACTTCTCGAAAGTGGAGAACAAACGCCGGAAGCAACCTTTCGAATCGTATAACAATTGGGGCATTCCGACTGCAATATCCATCAAAGAAGTGAAGAATGTCTTTCCTGAGAGTCATCTTATGGCATCTGGTGGGATGAGAAATGGACTTGATGGAGTGAAAGCGATGGTTCTAGGAGCTAGAGCCTTTGGGATGGCCGGGCATCTGTTACGCATTCTCATGAAGGATTCGTTGGATGAAGTTGTAGAAGAAATTCAGCACATTCATGATGAGGTTAAAGTAGCAATGACCGTATTAGGTGCGAAAGAGCCTTATATGCTTGAGGGGAAACCTCATATCTTTACAGGCCGTTCCAAAGAATGGCTTGAGCAACGTTCCACATCTTTATAG